One window from the genome of Salvia miltiorrhiza cultivar Shanhuang (shh) chromosome 7, IMPLAD_Smil_shh, whole genome shotgun sequence encodes:
- the LOC130991208 gene encoding non-specific lipid-transfer protein 2-like: MKLIGALLIAAALIAAVAPPSEAAIGCGAVVSYLNPCLPYVTNKGPLGGCCGGIKGLYGAAKTTPDRQSVCNCLKTLASSYKGVNLGKAAGLPGQCGVSIPYKISPSTDCSKVK, encoded by the exons ATGAAGTTGATCGGCGCATTGCTCATCGCCGCCGCATTGATCGCGGCCGTTGCTCCCCCGAGCGAGGCCGCGATAGGATGCGGCGCGGTGGTTTCATACCTTAACCCATGCCTCCCCTACGTGACAAACAAGGGTCCCTTAGGGGGGTGCTGCGGCGGCATCAAGGGTCTCTACGGCGCTGCCAAGACGACGCCGGACAGGCAGAGCGTCTGCAACTGCCTCAAAACCCTCGCCAGTTCGTATAAGGGCGTCAACCTCGGCAAGGCCGCCGGCCTCCCCGGACAATGCGGCGTCAGCATTCCCTACAAGATCAGCCCTTCCACCGACTGCTCCAA GGTGAAGTGA